A genomic stretch from Strongyloides ratti genome assembly S_ratti_ED321, chromosome : 1 includes:
- a CDS encoding CAP domain-containing protein translates to MFSKFIHDRIWGSCDHDCASKNNFKEFKKRSLEELNEYRKLHYANKLYTSESLDKIAQKEADRYIKTKGDQTCKLKDDYGCVTSKLYKTFITFFIQTLYDELLLTYRWKKKYLKRKHLHLVQLIWRKAKYIGIGIAKEKDCVYLVLAFSSKVKTHSGYKYNVLPIRNKYILKYRNLI, encoded by the exons atGTTTAGTAAATTTATTCACGATCGTATATGGGGATCATGTGATCACGATTGTGCttcaaaaaataactttaaagaatttaaaaaaaga tctTTGGAAGAATTAAACGAATATAGAAAATTACATTACGCAAATAAACTTTATACTTCTGAATCTCTTGATAAAATTGCGCAAAAAGAAGCAgatagatatataaaaacaaaaggAGATCAAACATGTAAACTAAAAGATGATTATGGTTGTGTTACttctaaattatataaaacatttattacaTTCTTTATTCAAACATTATATGATGAGTTACTTCTTACTTATAGAtggaaaaagaaatatttaaaaagaaaacattTACATTTGGTACAATTAATTTGGAGAAAAGCAAAATATATTGGTATTGGTATAGCTAAAGAAAAAGATTGTGTTTATTTAGTCTTAGCATTTTCTTCTAAAGTAAAAACTCATTCAGGTTacaaatataatgttttaccaattagaaataaatatattttaaagtacaGAAATCTTATATGA
- a CDS encoding CAP domain-containing protein, with the protein MKYFSKNLLYLIFLCLLLVNKITSLETKNTLLNDFKKISYYTVNLKTVCVCNNFLFYNESNAKEYQQCLLKKTIETKDSCQPNERSKGKKIDDFKYKYLIGEYDGKYLTEINPFSEKYRKHVWGDCSPNCFKKLNKSDLEYRILKELNSYRKLHGADKLSLDKKYSKLAKKISYEYFEKNNYDICHNTTAYGCIQLFSETDQAHLGVTKLYNNLLWYYNWKENSFKHFLLHPIQLIWKKARNIGIHISELNSVTCIFLTFSSKVKNDKNYKKNVSPVLKKYILEYGSFKE; encoded by the exons atgaaatatttttctaaaaatttattgtatttaatatttttatgtttgttattggttaataaaataacatctttggaaactaaaaatactttattaaatgatttcaagaaaattagttattatacagttaatttaaaaacagtTTGTGTAtgtaataactttttattttataatgaaagTAATGCAAAAGAATATCAacaatgtttattaaaaaaaacaattgaaACAAAAGATTCTTGTCAACCAAATGAAAGAagtaaaggaaaaaaaatagatgattttaaatataaatatttaattggaGAATATGATGGTAAATATCTTACAGAGATAAATCCATTTAGCGAGAAATATAGAAAACATGTATGGGGAGATTGTAGTCccaattgttttaaaaaactcAACAAATCGGATTTAGAATATAGA ATTTTAAAAGAACTAAATAGTTATAGAAAATTACATGGTGCTGATAAACTTTCtcttgataaaaaatatagtaaattGGCTAAAAAGATATCATATGAGTATTTTGAGAAAAACAATTACGACATTTGTCATAACACTACTGCATATGGTTGTATTCAGTTATTTTCAGAAACTGATCAGGCTCATCTTGGAgttacaaaattatataataacttACTTTGGTATTATAACTGGAaagaaaattcttttaaacattttttattacatccAATTCAATTGATTTGGAAAAAAGCACGTAATATTGGTATTCATATTTCAGAATTAAATTCTGTTACCTGTATCTTCTTAACTTTTTCATCCAAagtaaaaaatgataaaaattataaaaaaaatgtttcaccagttttgaaaaaatatattttggaGTATGGAAGTTTTAAAGAATGA
- a CDS encoding Nanchung — MNTDYGGEFNINENYEKEIYKFVGMNNDGELINWMRYSLQSGDYSFIDEYIEKKLIKFMYNDGKGKIIHISELIKIRQIQRLNQTKKIKEKNFSSKIENKDINELNFYGKNQNNVRKALKMIDGGKGDVKHREIIWKLEERGYIGETIIGVSKRIIKKFPKLVNDFMISEQCYGLSPLHQSIINGDIEMTYFLLKNGADFNQRCYGAFFSTIDQRDTRWDNIKHEYVEMSLDTNYEGKSYMGEYPLSFASSTNNLDCIRLLRVFKADPTVKDYNGNTPMHMAVIHEQCDAINLLYELGGKLTNSNKLNLTPLTLSAKLGKKSTFEKILNLEKSLVWRHGNFNSFSYPLAKIDSIDQDTGTINYESALSLIVYGREDKHLKMLDGLLEELLKAKWNSFGKQKLIKSFIFYFIYYCFFVVAFISRPTITSSDICHNRMSNNFQVSFIFEILVSLMSLIQVVLELNDLKHLGYLRWWNIYKAFPEKLIFLCLLGKDTTGIEDSLGIISVILTTIHFLFYCRAIKYVGPFVLIIYDIIAKDMIRFIIIYRCVFMDQKQNNKIHNCTKERYRIDSNKERNNEFTNIICKPYESILRLFFMTLGEFTKLYSEINNCPNVLFSTIGKILFFMFEVFVSIMLFNVLIAMMTRTYENIESTSNEYKRQLAKVILATEVSMTSNERKIVMLHYSKPIDTNRRVRAFIINKKSYHKESKLKYNLYSNKILLDKRLKKIKKEKENILEL, encoded by the exons atgaatactGATTATGGTGGagaatttaatattaatgaaaattatgaaaaagaaatttacaAATTTGTAGGAATGAATAATGATGGAGAATTAATAAATTGGATGAGATATTCTTTACAAAGTGGTGATTATTCATTTATTGATGagtatattgaaaaaaaa ttaataaaatttatgtataatgatggaaaaggaaaaataatacatatatcAGAGTTAATTAAAATTCGCCAAATTCAAAGGTTAAAtcaaactaaaaaaataaaagaaaaaaatttttcctcaaaaatagaaaataaagatattaatgagttaaatttttatggaaaaaatcaaaataatgtAAGGAAAGcattaaaaatgattgatGGAGGAAAAGGTGATGTTAAACATAGAGAAATTATATGGAAACTTGAGGAACGTGGTTATATTGGTGAGACAATTATTGGTGTTT ctaaaagaattattaaaaaatttcctaAATTGGTAAATGATTTTATGATATCTGAACAATGTTATGGTTTGTCACCCCTTCATCAATCTATTATAAATGGTGATATTGAAATgacttattttttattaaaaaatggaGCTGATTTCAATCAACGTTGTTATGGAGCTTTCTTTTCTACAATTGATCAAAGAGATACAAGATGggataatattaaacatgAGTATGTTGAGATGTCTCTTGACACAAATTATGAGGGAAAATCATATATGGGTGAGTATCCTTTATCATTTGCCTCCAGTACAAATAACTTAGATTGTATAAGATTGTTAAGGGTTTTTAAAGCTGATCCAACAGTAAAAGATTATAATGGTAATACACCAATGCATATGGCTGTAATTCATGAACAATGTGATGCAATAAATTTACTCTATGAACTTGGTGGAAAATTAAcaaatagtaataaattaaatcttACACCATTAACATTATCAGCAAAATTAGGTAAAAAAAGtacttttgaaaaaatattaaatttagaaaaatcaCTTGTCTGGAGACATGgaaattttaattcattttcttATCCATTAGCAAAGATTGATAGTATAGATCAAGATACAGGAACAATTAATTATGAATCAGCTTTAAGTTTGATTGTCTATGGAAGAGAagataaacatttaaaaatgttagatGGTTTATTAGAAGAACTTTTAAAAGCTAAATGGAATTCATTTggaaaacaaaaattaatcaaatcttttatattttattttatatattattgtttttttgttGTGGCTTTTATCTCAAGACCAACTATTACTTCATCTGATATCTGTCATAATAGAATgtcaaataattttcaagtaagctttatttttgaaatctTAGTTTCATTAATGTCATTAATTCAAGTGGTTCTAGAATTAAATGATCTTAAACATTTAGGATATTTACGATGGTGGAATATTTACAAAGCATTTCcagaaaaattaat ATTTTTATGTTTACTTGGTAAAGATACTACAGGAATAGAAGATTCACTGGGAATAATAAGTGTCATCTTAACAacaattcattttttattttattgtagaGCTATCAAATATGTTGGTCCTTTTGTTTTGATTATCTATGATATAATAGCtaaagatatgataagattTATAATTATCTATA GATGTGTTTTTATGGatcaaaaacaaaataataaaatacataattGTACAAAAGAAAGATATAGAATAGATTCTAATAAAGAAAGAAATAATgaatttacaaatataatttgtaaaCCATATGAATCAATTTTAcgattattttttatgacATTAGGtgaatttacaaaattatattctgaaataaataattgtccaaatgtattattttcaaccattggaaaaatactattttttatgtttgaAGTTTTTGTTAGTATTATgttatttaatgtattaatAGCTATGATGACTAGAAcatatgaaaatattgaatCAACAagtaatgaatataaaagaCAATTGGCTAAAGTTATCCTAGCGACAGAAGTTTCAATGACATCTAATGAAAGGAAAATAGTTATGTTACATTACTCTAAACCAATTGATACAAATCGAAGAGTAAGagcttttataattaataaaaag aGTTATCATAAAGAatctaaattaaaatataatttatattctaataaaattttgttagataaaagattaaagaaaataaaaaaagaaaaagaaaatatacttgaattataa